The following proteins come from a genomic window of Eubalaena glacialis isolate mEubGla1 chromosome X, mEubGla1.1.hap2.+ XY, whole genome shotgun sequence:
- the CPXCR1 gene encoding LOW QUALITY PROTEIN: CPX chromosomal region candidate gene 1 protein (The sequence of the model RefSeq protein was modified relative to this genomic sequence to represent the inferred CDS: inserted 2 bases in 1 codon; substituted 4 bases at 4 genomic stop codons), which translates to MNSPTKEGSNPADNALKNLENEAPNDCSADIEPSFADSNMISQVESNPMNRALDAPTSQEHAVPQAAENTELEVEETQKDSHSXNMGFAHVRIRENYLSIPLVKIDKNSPLTNRARLYSGKVEMKTSDFCHNTINYKISLQPSISWRRIPFINNHXRRMILHLLCGRHFSQATGRQDTMWVKQKYIACLPHPNVLTHGERTMIFGRPLRVYYYRPLIERMTPXKFYKSTDTKGKDGFHIFVRPVLCISQAQIQNTFNXKALEDHLRSHHNMRVVIINTNNGWKXLCPICGSSFNNLIELRQHSCSFPEN; encoded by the exons ATGAATTCTCCTACTAAAGAAGGAAGTAATCCAGCTGACAATGCTctcaaaaatttagaaaatgaggCTCCAAATGACTGCAGTGCAGATATAGAGCCTTCATTTGCTGATTCTAATATGATTTCTCAGGTGGAAAGCAACCCAATGAACAGGGCGCTAGATGCACCAACTTCCCAGGAGCATGCTGTTCCTCAAGCAGCAGAAAATACTGAGCTTGAAGTAGAAGAAACCCAAAAAGATTCTCATTCCTAGAACATGGGTTTTGCTCATGTCAGGATTAGGGAGAATTACCTGAGTATCCCACTAGTAAAAATTGATAAAAACAGTCCCTTAACTAACAGAGCAAGACTCTACTCAGGAAAAGTGGAGATGAAAACAAGTGATTTCTGTCATAACACCATAAATTACAAAATTTCTCTCCAACCCTCAATTTCATGGAGAAGAATCCCATTTATTAACAATCA GAGAAGAATGATTCTCCATCTGCTCTGTGGTAGACATTTCTCTCAGGCTACAGGTCGTCAAGATACCATGTGGGTGAAGCAAAAGTATATAGCATGTCTTCCTCATCCAAATGTCCTCACTCACGGTGAGAGAACCATGATATTTGGAAGACCTTTGAGGGTGTACTATTACCGTCCCCTCATTGAGAGAATGACACCATGAAAATTTTACAAATCAACTGATACTAAAGGAAAGGATGGATTCCACATTTTTGTGAGGCCTGTGCTCTGTATCTCACAAGCCCAAATTCAAAACACATTTAATTGAAAAGCTTTGGAGGATCATTTGAGATCTCACCACAACATGAGGGTTGTGATTATAAACACCAATAATGGTTGGAAATAACTATGCCCCATCTGCGGAAGTAGTTTCAACAATTTGATTGAATTAAGACAACATTCCTGCAGCTTTCCTGAGAATTAA